A single Acetivibrio cellulolyticus CD2 DNA region contains:
- a CDS encoding RNA ligase family protein gives MLNKILKYPRTQHIEGSRCQPGDEDLDSIPFSKIANRFIVVEEKVDGANSGISFSPEGELLLQSRGHYLTGGGREKHFNLFKTWASSHTAELWDVLKDRYIMYGEWLYAKHTVFYDLLPQYFMEFDIFDKEENIFLSTERRKMMLKDHRFITSVLVLFEGRLKSQKELVGTIGKSHFKSDDAKEKLIEMCLDKGLNAEQVLRETDPSNLMEGLYIKVEEDGEVKERYKYVRASFLTTVTNSETHWLDRPIIPNLLKDGVDLF, from the coding sequence ATGTTAAATAAAATATTAAAATATCCGAGAACACAACATATTGAAGGTTCGCGATGCCAACCTGGAGATGAGGATTTAGACAGTATACCTTTTAGCAAAATTGCTAATAGGTTCATAGTTGTTGAGGAAAAAGTTGATGGAGCAAATAGTGGAATAAGCTTTAGCCCTGAAGGTGAACTGCTGCTGCAAAGCAGGGGACATTACTTAACAGGCGGGGGAAGAGAAAAACATTTCAACCTGTTTAAAACATGGGCAAGTAGTCATACTGCCGAACTTTGGGATGTTTTAAAAGATCGGTACATAATGTATGGGGAATGGCTTTATGCAAAGCACACAGTTTTTTACGATTTGCTTCCTCAATATTTTATGGAGTTCGATATATTCGATAAAGAGGAAAATATATTCTTAAGTACTGAAAGACGAAAAATGATGCTTAAAGATCATAGGTTTATAACATCTGTATTGGTATTGTTTGAAGGTAGACTGAAGTCGCAAAAAGAACTTGTTGGTACGATTGGAAAATCGCATTTTAAATCTGATGATGCAAAAGAGAAGTTAATAGAAATGTGTTTAGATAAGGGTTTAAATGCTGAGCAGGTTCTAAGGGAGACAGATCCGAGTAATTTGATGGAAGGGTTGTACATTAAGGTTGAAGAGGATGGGGAAGTGAAAGAAAGGTACAAATATGTACGTGCAAGTTTTCTTACCACTGTAACTAATTCTGAAACCCATTGGTTAGACCGACCGATAATTCCTAATTTACTTAAGGATGGAGTAGATTTATTTTAG